In one Echinicola marina genomic region, the following are encoded:
- a CDS encoding RNA polymerase sigma factor, with protein MGQIENLTISNLKKKTEEGFDHLYHRYYEDLVNYAFTFLLDSGEAEDLVQNLFIHFWENLDSFQLKGTLDGFFYTAVKNRCLNKLKSIDVYDKHKILYIEAMLVHLSREEEIDKSVLEEELLMAINNLPVQAREIIVLKYFKGQKIAEIAETLNLSENTVKTQLKRGKSKLRNEMNPKLFSIFFF; from the coding sequence TTGGGACAAATCGAAAATCTTACCATATCGAATTTAAAGAAGAAAACAGAGGAGGGCTTTGATCATTTATATCATAGATATTACGAAGACCTGGTAAATTACGCATTTACTTTTCTGTTGGATTCCGGCGAGGCAGAAGATCTTGTTCAGAATCTCTTTATACATTTTTGGGAGAATCTGGATAGTTTTCAATTGAAAGGTACACTGGACGGATTTTTTTATACTGCAGTAAAGAACAGGTGTTTGAACAAGTTGAAAAGTATTGATGTCTATGATAAGCACAAAATCCTATATATAGAGGCCATGTTGGTGCATCTATCAAGGGAAGAAGAAATCGATAAAAGTGTACTTGAAGAAGAATTATTAATGGCCATAAATAATCTGCCAGTACAGGCAAGGGAAATCATTGTATTGAAATACTTCAAAGGCCAAAAAATAGCAGAAATAGCAGAAACACTTAACCTTTCTGAAAATACTGTAAAAACACAATTGAAGCGGGGTAAATCCAAGTTGAGGAATGAAATGAACCCTAAATTGTTTTCTATATTTTTCTTCTGA
- a CDS encoding FecR family protein, with protein sequence MIDYLLIWKKIHGQLSNAEENELQEWIASDSKHAEYYARTLEYYKSGRDPRLLLKDDALANLKSGITFKKERDFKIWRYAAVILLLIFSGTILWLSIDNFSSSQLPDEELLTELSKNTGSVQLFTSGGEQINFDKDSVFSIDDEEAAVSALGNKIEYESKGNTKGKSAMNILVIPRGESFNLELADGTKVWLNSESVIKYPSKFADQIREVEFSGEAYFEVAKDANRPFILHSQSQELRVLGTSFNVTSYKDEDRILTTLIEGSVAIQPASGEQLILQPNEQSSLTKATGMIEKRTVEVENFIAWKDGIMHFDNMELHELLGRLSRWYDIKVEYENQAIRTKKFTGEIARYDDISEFLKMLEASGIVEFKLDKNVVTVK encoded by the coding sequence ATGATAGATTACCTTCTCATTTGGAAAAAAATACATGGGCAACTGTCTAATGCTGAAGAAAATGAACTTCAGGAATGGATAGCATCAGACAGCAAGCATGCGGAATATTATGCCAGAACCTTGGAATATTATAAATCGGGAAGAGATCCCAGGCTGCTACTTAAAGATGATGCATTAGCAAATTTAAAAAGCGGAATAACTTTTAAGAAAGAGAGAGATTTCAAAATTTGGAGATATGCAGCCGTAATCCTGCTACTTATTTTTTCCGGGACCATTTTATGGTTAAGTATTGACAATTTCAGTTCTTCCCAACTGCCTGATGAAGAGCTTTTGACAGAGCTGTCCAAGAATACAGGAAGTGTGCAGCTTTTTACATCGGGAGGCGAACAAATCAACTTTGACAAGGACAGTGTCTTTTCCATCGATGATGAGGAAGCAGCAGTTTCTGCACTTGGAAATAAGATTGAATATGAAAGCAAAGGTAATACAAAGGGCAAGTCGGCCATGAACATTCTGGTCATTCCAAGAGGAGAATCTTTCAATTTGGAATTGGCAGATGGAACTAAGGTATGGCTAAATTCAGAGTCTGTAATTAAGTATCCTTCAAAATTTGCAGACCAAATCAGGGAAGTTGAATTTTCCGGTGAGGCTTATTTTGAAGTGGCAAAGGATGCAAACCGCCCCTTTATTCTCCATTCCCAATCTCAGGAATTACGCGTTTTAGGTACATCCTTTAATGTCACTTCTTATAAGGACGAGGATAGGATTTTAACCACCTTGATAGAAGGTAGTGTGGCCATACAGCCAGCTTCAGGCGAGCAACTGATACTTCAACCCAACGAACAAAGTAGCTTGACCAAAGCTACGGGCATGATCGAAAAAAGAACGGTGGAGGTCGAAAACTTTATCGCCTGGAAGGACGGCATTATGCATTTTGATAATATGGAACTGCACGAACTGCTCGGTAGGCTATCGAGATGGTATGACATAAAAGTGGAATATGAAAATCAGGCTATTAGGACAAAAAAGTTTACAGGGGAAATCGCCAGATATGATGACATTTCAGAGTTTTTGAAAATGTTGGAAGCTTCAGGAATTGTAGAATTTAAATTAGATAAAAATGTAGTAACCGTGAAATAA